The following DNA comes from Paenibacillus crassostreae.
GTGTTAACTCAGGAATACTGAATTGCTCGTATAATTTAGCGAATTGTTGGATTCGTTGAACAGCTCGGCTATTATGATAGTATTCCCATAAAGCAATGCTGAAATCATTCTGGGATTGACCATATTGAAGTAAGTAGCTAGCCATGCTATACAGCAAATCCATATCATTATTCATATCAGCAAGTTGATCACCAGATCCATCTCTTCCTAATCCACCAAATATCGAGATCGATATGGGATTATTATCGAATTGATCTGGATTGAGTGCCCCAGCCCAAGCGGGTGAGGACATATATATCCCACTAACTCTAAAAGGATGTGCTCGGTCTTTGGGGTGAGCGATAGTTAAAGTTCGTTCATATTGATCAATCGCGGCAATACGATACCAAGGAATTTGTGTTACGGCACTTATTTTCTCATAGAGAATTTTTCGTGCAGAATTGACATCCATATTTTGTGGTAATATGCTCTTTTTAGATATCTCTGGGGTCTCATACGCATACGCGGATGACCCGCAATACAAAGTTAGGATGGTAGCAACTGAGATACTAATCCATCTGTATAATTGGATATTTTTGTGTGAGCGTAGCGAAAACATCAGTGTACCTCCTTAATTTATCAA
Coding sequences within:
- a CDS encoding M23 family metallopeptidase, which gives rise to MFSLRSHKNIQLYRWISISVATILTLYCGSSAYAYETPEISKKSILPQNMDVNSARKILYEKISAVTQIPWYRIAAIDQYERTLTIAHPKDRAHPFRVSGIYMSSPAWAGALNPDQFDNNPISISIFGGLGRDGSGDQLADMNNDMDLLYSMASYLLQYGQSQNDFSIALWEYYHNSRAVQRIQQFAKLYEQFSIPELTHHAFPLPLNSHYSYRSTWGSGRNWGGFRIHEGTDLFAHHGVPVRSTSYGVIELKGWNSFGGWRVGIRDINNHYHYYAHLMGYEKGLQPGDIVTAGQVIGYVGSSGYGKPGTQGKFPPHLHYGIYRDSGLIEWSFDPYPLLHRWEQDERKSRKQVKKGTT